From Negativicutes bacterium:
TATTGAGAATATCTCCGCCGGCTTATCGATCAGCGTTGTCAAAAACGCGCTCTATAAAGTCATCCGCACTACCAGCATCGACGACCTGGGTTCGCATATTGTGGTGCAGGGTGGTACTTTTCTCAACGATGCGGTTCTGCGCGCCTTTGAAATGGAAATTGGACGCAAAGTGACCAGACCGCTGATGTCCGGCTTGATGGGCGCTTTGGGAGCCGCGCTCTATGCCAAAGAACATCGGACCGAAAAAAGCAGTATTTTAAACGCCGCTCAGCTGCTGACTTTCCGTCATTCCGCGCAGGCTATCACCTGCAACGGCTGTTCCAACCACTGCCATCTGACGGTCAATACATTCGATGACGGCAAGCGCTTTATAGGCGGTAATCGCTGTGAAAAACCGCTCGCTTTACCGGGAAACCAGAAAAAATACAATCTCTATGATGAGAAAAGACAATGGCTGCAGGTATATCAACCTTGCTCCGGTTCGCGCGGCAATATTGGTATTCCCATGGGTTTGAACATGTATGAGCTTTATCCCTTCTGGTACACCTTGTTTACCGTATTGGGTTTTGGCGTGAAAAGTTCGCCGCAGTCCAGCCCCCGGCTCTATCGCAGAGGACAGCACACCATCCCTTCCGACACGGTTTGCTACCCGGCAAAATTGATGCACGGACATGTGGAAGCACTGGCGGAAGCGGGTGTCGATGCCATCTTTTACCCCTGTATGAGTTATTATTTTGACGAAGAGCTGGGAGATAATCATTACAACTGTCCGGTGGTGGCTTATTATCCGGAAGTCATCAGCGCCAATGTCAGCTTACCGGCGGGGATCAAACTGATCACGGATTATGTGGGGATTCACCGTCCGGCGGATTTCCCCAAAAAGATGCAGGCAATTTTGCAGCGTGAATTCGGTCCGATTTCTTTGGCGGAAGTCGAGCATGCGGCCAAAATGGCTTATGAAGAATATGGCGCTTATATGCAGAAAATACGGGACAAAGGAAAAGAATTTTTACAGATTGCCGCTGAGGAAAATCTGCCGGTGATTGTGCTGGCCGGCCGGCCGTACCATCTTGATCAGGAAGTCAATCACGGTATTGATAATTTAATCTGCAGTTTCGGCGCGGTGCTGGTCAGTGAGGATGCCGTTTCCGATCTGGTTGAGAAGTTTCCCACGACGGTCTTGAATCAATGGACCTATCATTCCAGACTCTATGCTGCCGCTAAATTTGTGGCCGACAGTAAAAACCCGAAGATCAACTTAGTCCAATTGGTTTCGTTCGGTTGCGGCGTGGACGCCATTACCACAGATGAAGTTCGCAAAATCCTGGCAAAGGAGCATAAAATTTACACACAGATTAAAATTGATGAAATTACCAACCTGGGAGCTGTTAAGGTACGCTTACGCAGCCTGTTTGCCGCGGTTGGACAGGAAACGAGATGACACAAGATGGCGGATGAGCAAAATCGGGTTGAATTTACCAAAGAAATGAAGAAGACCTATAAGATCCTTTTTCCGAATATGGCAGATATTCACTTCCGCATCCTACGCAATGTTTTTGTCAGTTACGGTTACGATGTTGAACTGCTGACCAACACCGACAGCAGTGTGATTGACGAAGGCCTGAAATATATCCATAACGATGCCTGTTATCCGGCGCTCTTAACCACGGGTCAGATGATCAGCGCCCTGAAAAGCGGGAAATACGATTTGAACAAGACGGCGCTGATGATGTCGCAGAGCGGCGGCGGCTGCCGCGCCTCCAATTACATCCATCTGCTGCGCAAAGCCTTAGTCAATGCCGGTATGGGGCAGGTGCCGGTAATTTCGGTGAATTTATCGGGCCTGGAAGAAAACAGCGGTTTTAGAATCACGCTGTCCATGCTGCGCAAAGCGTTAGCCGCCCTCGCTTACGGCGATCTGCTGATGCTGCTCAGCAATCAGACCAGACCGTATGAAACCGAACCCGGTCAGAGCGACCGGACGGTAGAGCATTGGGTCAGCTTTGTTTCCGACCTGTTTGAAAAAGGCAAAGCCACGAGCACGAAGGAAATTAAAAACTACTGCAGTGAAATGCTTCATGCTTTTGCCGCGATTCCGCAGCGCATAGTCAAGAAGGTCAAAGTCGGCATCGTGGGCGAGATTTATGTCAAATATTCCGCCCTGGCCAACAATAACCTGGAAAAGCTGCTGGCCGAGCAAGACTGTGAAGTGATGGTGCCCGGTCTGCTGCAGTTCATGCTGTTTAAAGTGGATAACCGGATTGAAGATATCAAACTCTACGGCGGCAGCCGGATTAAAAAAACGGTTGTCGGCTGGCTCTATCAATTCCTCAAACAATTCGAAACTTATTTGATTCAGGCGGTGCAGCAGAATTCCCGCTTTATCGTGCCTGCCAGTTATGAGCATATCAAACAACTGGCAGCGCCTCTGATCGGCGCCGGCTGCAAAATGGGTGAGGGTTGGCTGCTGACCGGCGAGATGTTGGAACTGATCGAAAAAGGCTATCATAATATTGTCTGTGCGCAGCCGTTCGGCTGTCTGCCCAATCATATTGTGGGCAAGGGGATGATCCGCCAGATCCGAACACTCTACCCGCAGGCCAACATTGTGCCGATTGATTATGATGCCGGCGCTACCAAGGTCAATCAGGAGAACCGCATCAAACTGATGCTGGCGGTGGCCAGAGAGCAGTAGGAACCCGGGGAAAGCCGGCGGGCGGGGTAAGCGGGAGACAACAAAGCGGAGCGTGAGTTCGGTCTCATTCTACAGCGGTTTTTAACAGAAATAGAGCCAACGTAACTGAAAACATGCTCATAAAGCACGGTAAAAATACCGAACATTATAAGCATGTTTTATTATCCGAAGCAATGCTGTTCTCTTTATCCGGAAAAACGTGATCATTTAAACCCTGGATTCCCGCCATACATCACTAGGTGGGTGGCAGGACATCCATTGCTTCATATAATTTTTTTGTTTTTCGGGAACCTCACCCAGGCGTAGTTTATCACCAGGATTTTCGAAACACTCGATGATATCCAATTTATCGAGGAACGACTGCAGAGTCTAATGAGTAAAGAGTTTTTTCGGCTCTGCTCCTGTTTTAGTGGAAAAGGGAAATTCAAAACGGTTTTGGAACAGCCGGTGGAAGCTTTCCGGCGACAAGATAAATCATGGAGGAGTATCCCTCTAAGGTGTGAAAGCCTGTGGCGTTGCGTTTAGCCGCCCGAATCACGAAATGGATTCCCTCGCAAATCGCGTTGGTAACGGTTTTTGAAGTAGGCAAGAATTTTGTCCTTATGCCGCCTAAGAGTTTCAGCGGCATCCTTTATGGGCAGCAGGCGGCAGCGGCGCATCCATGAATACAAGCTGTCAAAGCCGCTTTCGGCTTCCTCCATGGTCTGACTGGCGTAGAAATCATCGAGCCCCACGATTATGCGGTAAGCGCGGCCTGCCTTTTGGTATCGCCTGGACATTTCGGCGATTTTGAACGCCTGTTTCTTGCTTAACCTCGCCTGGGGAATCAGGAACAGCCTCCGTCCGCGGAAAAGGTCTTTCTTGTCGGCGACCGCCTTCTGCTCTGCCTTGCGAACCTCATTCAGCGCGTCCATCATCACCTTTTCCGGCTGTTTCTCCGTTCAAACGGTGCGTTGACCCGGACGCCTCCGCAGTGTGGGCACAGCATTTTTGGTCGGCGGCAATGTACCAGGCACGGATAGAACATCACGTCCCCATGCCGCCACACACGCTCCCTGGTCTCATAACCGAATCGTTTGGTTTGCGCGCCGCATTTGGGGCAGGCAATGGCCGGCCCCCTTCTGGATCCCAAAAGGAATGTGTAGTGCAAGTTCCTTCTCGTTAAACTCTGCGCCGATGATATACCACAGTTCTTCCAAGCCGAGCGAACCCGTCATCATTTTCGATAGGTTGTCTATGGATTCCATTCCTTCATCACCCTGCTCCCATGATATCATATCAACTACTTCGGGAGTAGAGCCGAAATTCCTCTGAGATTGATTTTATCATTGACGATGGTGAACAGATCATACCGATTGAAGTAAAAGCAGAAGTGAATCTGATGGCAAAGAGCCTGAGAACTTATAAAGATAAATTTTACCCAGAGCTTTCCGTGCGTATTTCAATGGCGGATTATAAAAAGCGAGAGTGGCTGGTTAATTTGCCACTCTATGCTGTCTCTGAGGTTAGCAGGCTGCTTGAATAAGCCGCCTGAATCAGTTTTTTTCTGGATTCGGTTAGGGAGTAATCCTTCGTTTTGATCAAACGATTAATTGATTCGTCTTCTTAAGATACTTTGCCGGGATCGGACGCTCCAGCTGCCAGGTGATATTCATGGGCCGACTGCCATAGTGCTGCAGATAATGAGCAAGGCCGAGCAAGGTATAGGGTGCTGTGCCAAACATATCCGTTTTGTATTCGCGAACGAACAACAGCACTTTACTGCCGCGCTCGCGGTGATGGAGATAGCGCTGACCGGTGGGGGAACTGTCTGAGGTTGTGCTCTGACTTTGCCAATGAAATAAACTTTCATTGACAGAATAGTCGTTGTACATCGTCGAGGGGGAATAATCCTTATCTGATTTGTTCAGTGTTATGAAGAGCAGATCGATCTGTTTTTCCGGCAGCCATTTGACTCCTTCACGTATCGTTGAGGGCAGCCTGTAATCCATGGCAACCAGCAGCTGATCACGGGTGTAGGAGCAGTGCAGATCCAGGGGGCAGGCAAAACCCAGATGCAAAGGTTCATCGATGAAATCGATGTGGTCGTAGTTATACTGTAACAGCGTCATTAGTTCCGCAAGCAATACCGGGCTGCCGGCAAGCGAGCTGAGATTCCTGAATACTTCGTCACTGTTCCAATTGTCCGCGGCCTTTTGCCAAACCGTAATATAGAACATTTGCAGCATGCGCTCTTCCGGCTGTGTCAGTTTAGCAAAATCCACCTGATTCAACCGCGGTAAGATATCCAGCAAAAAGGAGATCCACCTGCGCGAATCAATGGTCGCGATACGGCCGAACGCTTTTGTCAAGCGGTCCTCGATTGCTTCGACAAAGTTTTCTTGGACTCCGGCCAGAACGCAAAGGCGGCTAAAGCTGTATCGTGCGTAGATCGTGCGGCTATCCAAATGGTAGTAGCCTATGAAATTTGCCAGATTCAGGGGCAGACCGCTGTCCTCTGCAAAGCTGGTAAGTTTGCTGATCAGCCCGGACTTTGTGCTGAAGGAACTCTTTATATTTTCCAGAATATAGGCTGCCGCCTTTTTCTCCAATTGGATGTAGCAGCCCTTTGGCGCGGACAGAAAGCCATTTTTCAATTCGTATTGCACACTATGGTTTGAATTGGTCAGCAGTGCTGCGAATTTTTCTTCAAAGTTATACTTTTTGTTTGCCTGACCGATGAAATCCAGCACGGTCAGGCATTCCTTCTGTTCGGCTAGACGCAAACCGCGGCCGAGCTGCTGCAAAAAGATGGTCAGCGATTCGGTTGGGCGCAAGAACAACACGGTGTTGACTTCCGGGATATCCACTCCTTCGTTGTAGAGATCAACCACGAAAATGAAACGGATTTCTCCGGATCGCAACCGTTTTCTGGCTGTCTTGCGTTCTTCATCAGCCGACTGACTCACCAGTGAGAGGGAGGGCAACCCGTTTTTATTGAAGAAATCCGCCATGAATTTGGCGTGCTCCACCGATACACAGAAACCCAAACCTTTCAGGTCATGCAGATCCGTCACGTACTTTTCCAGGGATTGCAGGATGTTGTCCGCGCGCCGTTCTGCCACAACGCGATGCAGGGAGTAGAGGTTGCTCAGTTCCGCCTTATCGTAGCCGCCGCGCACCCAGCGCAGCTCACTCAGATCGACGGTATCTGTTATGCCAAAATATTGAAATGGGCACAATAGCTTCCGGTCAATGGCTTCCGGCAGACGGATTTCTGCTGCAATCCGGCCGTTGAAATAGTCCAGAATACTTTTACCGTCCAGGCGTTCCGGTGTTGCGGTCAAGCCCAACAATATTTTCGGTTTGAAGTGACTCAGCAATTTCTGATAGGTTGGTGCGGCGGCGTGGTGGAACTCATCCACAATGATGAAGTCATAGTAATCCTCAGGCAGGTTTTCGCAGAATGCCTGAGAATTCAGGGTCTGGATCGAAACAAAGAGGTGATCAATTCCCTCCGGCTGATAGCTGCCGACGAACAATTCGCCGAAATTTTGGTCCTTCAGTACACCCTGAAAGGTGTCGCGGCTCTGTTTCAAAATTTCTTCCCGATGAGCCACAAAAAGCAGCCGGTTCGCTTGACCGATGTGATCGCGACAGAAGCGGCGATAATCAAACGCGGAGATTACGGTCTTGCCTGTGCCTGTTGCCGCCACCACGAGATTATGATAATGATGCCTTACCTCACGCTCCGCGCAGAGCTGATCCAGAATCTCTTGCTGAAAGGGATAGGGATGAATGTCAAAGACGAAAGAGCGGCCGGCATCAAAACCGGGGCGCTGTTCTGCTTTCAACGCCTCTCGCAAGCGTTCGTGTTCGTCTTGCTTGTATAATTCAAATTCACTGGAATTCCAGTAACTGTCAAAAGTAGCTCTGATCTTCTGAATGGTTTCCGGTAAATCTTTGGCTGTTAGCTTAATGTTCCACTCAAGGCCACTGGAAATGGCACTGTTGGACAGATTCGAGGAACCTACATAAGCTGTGCTGAAGCCGGTATCGCGGTAAAACGCATAGGTTTTTGCATGAAGTCGGGTTCTTTTGGTGTCATAGGAGATCTTGATTTCCGTGCGCGGCAGCCCGGCCAGTTCCTCTATGGCTTTCAGATCGGTTGCACCCAGATAGGAGGTGGTGATGACGCGAAGATCACCACCGTGCTGAGTAAACTCACGCAGTTCCTCCAGAATCAACCGCAGACCACTCCACTTTATGAAAGATACCAACAAATCGATCCGATTGGCTGAGAGTATCTCTTTTTTCAGCTCGGAAAACATTTGAGGTTCATGTGCTGCACCGGTAAACAGGCTGCTTTGGGCGATGGAGGTTAGCGGCCGGTTCATATCACTTGCTGTTTTGCCCAACATCAGACTGGGATCATTCTCTCCCAAGAGGGCAAGAAGCTGCTCTGCGCGTTCATCCACAGAGAAAACGGCAAAGTTTGCTTCCTTTGTCTCCTGTTCAATCAGGTTGACAATTCGGTTGGAAAGAGCAACCTGCGCCGCCAGATCTCCGCCATTGTCCAATAGATTTTCCAGCCCCCGCTGCACCACATCGGAGAGATATTGTGCCAGTATCCTGGAGGCTTCCGCCTTGTCAATCGGCGCAACAGCCTTACGGGCGTCCTGAACAACGGCAAGCTCGCTGCCGATCATTGTATTAATGACTTGTTCATATAGGCCGGGCTTCAACATTCTTGTTCACCTCAAATAAAACATCTTTCATCGGATGATTGCTGTTGTTCTGCCAATGATGACAGCCTGAATTTCAGAACGATTCAATTTCG
This genomic window contains:
- a CDS encoding transposase family protein, which codes for MGSRRGPAIACPKCGAQTKRFGYETRERVWRHGDVMFYPCLVHCRRPKMLCPHCGGVRVNAPFERRNSRKR
- a CDS encoding DUF3427 domain-containing protein, whose translation is MLKPGLYEQVINTMIGSELAVVQDARKAVAPIDKAEASRILAQYLSDVVQRGLENLLDNGGDLAAQVALSNRIVNLIEQETKEANFAVFSVDERAEQLLALLGENDPSLMLGKTASDMNRPLTSIAQSSLFTGAAHEPQMFSELKKEILSANRIDLLVSFIKWSGLRLILEELREFTQHGGDLRVITTSYLGATDLKAIEELAGLPRTEIKISYDTKRTRLHAKTYAFYRDTGFSTAYVGSSNLSNSAISSGLEWNIKLTAKDLPETIQKIRATFDSYWNSSEFELYKQDEHERLREALKAEQRPGFDAGRSFVFDIHPYPFQQEILDQLCAEREVRHHYHNLVVAATGTGKTVISAFDYRRFCRDHIGQANRLLFVAHREEILKQSRDTFQGVLKDQNFGELFVGSYQPEGIDHLFVSIQTLNSQAFCENLPEDYYDFIIVDEFHHAAAPTYQKLLSHFKPKILLGLTATPERLDGKSILDYFNGRIAAEIRLPEAIDRKLLCPFQYFGITDTVDLSELRWVRGGYDKAELSNLYSLHRVVAERRADNILQSLEKYVTDLHDLKGLGFCVSVEHAKFMADFFNKNGLPSLSLVSQSADEERKTARKRLRSGEIRFIFVVDLYNEGVDIPEVNTVLFLRPTESLTIFLQQLGRGLRLAEQKECLTVLDFIGQANKKYNFEEKFAALLTNSNHSVQYELKNGFLSAPKGCYIQLEKKAAAYILENIKSSFSTKSGLISKLTSFAEDSGLPLNLANFIGYYHLDSRTIYARYSFSRLCVLAGVQENFVEAIEDRLTKAFGRIATIDSRRWISFLLDILPRLNQVDFAKLTQPEERMLQMFYITVWQKAADNWNSDEVFRNLSSLAGSPVLLAELMTLLQYNYDHIDFIDEPLHLGFACPLDLHCSYTRDQLLVAMDYRLPSTIREGVKWLPEKQIDLLFITLNKSDKDYSPSTMYNDYSVNESLFHWQSQSTTSDSSPTGQRYLHHRERGSKVLLFVREYKTDMFGTAPYTLLGLAHYLQHYGSRPMNITWQLERPIPAKYLKKTNQLIV